In a genomic window of Schistocerca americana isolate TAMUIC-IGC-003095 unplaced genomic scaffold, iqSchAmer2.1 HiC_scaffold_74, whole genome shotgun sequence:
- the LOC124590108 gene encoding LOW QUALITY PROTEIN: uncharacterized protein LOC124590108 (The sequence of the model RefSeq protein was modified relative to this genomic sequence to represent the inferred CDS: substituted 1 base at 1 genomic stop codon): MSVKEALCIVSKVFEGNKKDLREFIENVDAAFELVKPEEHETLLKFVKAKITGEARSRLQVRERTGTWXEVNHVLEENYASKRTIDYYACKIFQARQGQGEPIAMWASRIDEMQGDFREAVNRVTARENLKGAIELVDSLGRACFIQGLSNDRIQTIVRSRGDEITLAAAVELALQEESAILSMRERGLAPRITYTRNKEAVKNMRESKELRCFNCGLRGHIASKCRKSRPEHRVRAMTGKEFTNFCYGCDRPGHTDMECWVRLTKVHPIDVREFRGNDRETDGGLREWRCPQCNLPGNCGVPCTRVKDVACFKCKRQGHYAKDCHEGPWHAWRNGRVPVSSKTGKVVQGN; encoded by the coding sequence ATGTCAGTGAAAGAGGCCCTATGTATTGTGTCGAAAGTGTTCGAAGGGAACAAGAAGGATTTAAGAGAATTTATCGAAAATGTAGATGCAGCTTTTGAATTAGTAAAGCCTGAGGAACACGAAACGTTATTGAAGTTCGTGAAAGCAAAGATAACCGGTGAGGCCAGGTCGAGATTGCAGGTGCGTGAACGCACAGGTACGTGGTAagaggtgaatcacgttttagaAGAAAATTATGCCAGTAAGCGTACTATAGACTACTACGCATGTAAAATTTTCCAAGCCAGACAGGGACAAGGGGAACCGATAGCAATGTGGGCAAGCAGAATTGATGAAATGCAGGGAGACTTTCGCGAAGCGGTAAACAGAGTtacggccagagaaaacttgaaagGTGCAATAGAACTAGTTGACTCCTTAGGAAGAGCGTGTTTTATACAGGGTTTAAGTAATGACAGAATACAAACAATAGTGAGAAGTAGAGGCGATGAAATCACGTTGGCAGCAGCAGTGGAGTTGGCACTGCAGGAGGAGAGTGCGATATTGTCCATGAGAGAGCGGGGACTAGCCCCGAGGATAACGTACACTCGAAATAAGGAAGCTGTAAAAAACATGAGAGAAAGTAAAGAGTTGAGATGTTTCAATTGTGGGCTGAGAGGTCACATAGCGAGCAAGTGTAGGAAAAGCAGGCCAGAGCATAGAGTACGAGCCATGACAGGTAAAGAATTTACAAACTTTTGCTATGGGTGTGACAGGCCGGGACACACAGACATGGAATGCTGGGTGCGGTTAACGAAAGTTCACCCGATAGATGTAAGGGAATTCAGAGGGAATGATAGAGAAACCGATGGAGGGTTACGAGAGTGGAGATGTCCACAGTGTAATTTACCAGGGAACTGCGGAGTTCCGTGCACAAGAGTAAAAGATGTTGCATGCTTTAAGTGTAAGCGGCAGGGCCACTACGCGAAAGACTGCCACGAAGGGCCCTGGCACGCCTGGAGAAATGGCAGGGTGCCAGTATCGAGCAAAACAGGAAAGGTAGTACAGGGAAACTAA